Proteins from one Kazachstania africana CBS 2517 chromosome 1, complete genome genomic window:
- the PSD1 gene encoding phosphatidylserine decarboxylase 1 (similar to Saccharomyces cerevisiae PSD1 (YNL169C); ancestral locus Anc_2.83) — protein sequence MLTMIPVKSALAQGTTLLMARMPMGKISSGMHLRNRTANLIHRKFSTKKSSHHIVGQAKSSVERNKYAMTTPVSMKWAVLTGVTLVIGTMYLVSRKDSSHGDTGNEINKKKKHSKGRYSAKYEKIKIFKNNWVFFCYSTLPLNALSRLWGQVNSLTLPMWLRPIGFNFYTFLFGVKIDEMVDPDLYHYANLSEFFYRSIKPELRPIAEGNNILTSPSDGKVLQFGIIDSESGEIEQVKGMTYSIKEFLGTHANPSMTRTESSFNLTDQDAKHEEFAKNNNFKVRSNESSDVEDEDRIDDVSTHVINFEIEGDKSLQKYSSSESKTLTLLNELSLNTVLSADEKSEPKNTKLFFAVIYLSPGDYHHYHSPVDWVCNTRRHFPGDLYSVSPYFQRNFPNLFVLNERVSLLGYWKHGFFSMTPVGATNVGSIKLNFDEELVTNVKRKRHSDPKTCYEATYKNASKILGGMPLVKGEEMGGFKLGSTVVLCFEAPSEFKFNISVGDKVMVGQEIGRID from the coding sequence ATGCTCACAATGATTCCAGTCAAATCTGCATTGGCTCAAGGCACTACACTGCTGATGGCAAGGATGCCAATGGGTAAAATATCTTCTGGCATGCATCTACGTAACAGAACAGCGAATCTAATTCATCGAAAATTTTCGACTAAGAAATCGAGTCATCATATTGTGGGACAAGCTAAAAGTTCTGTAGAACGAAATAAATATGCGATGACTACTCCGGTCTCCATGAAATGGGCCGTGTTGACAGGTGTCACATTGGTTATTGGTACTATGTATCTTGTATCGAGAAAGGACAGTAGTCATGGTGATACTGGCAACGaaataaataagaaaaaaaagcatTCAAAGGGCAGGTACAGCGCTAAGtatgaaaagattaagatattcaaaaataattggGTCTTTTTCTGTTACTCTACATTACCATTAAATGCGCTTTCACGATTGTGGGGCCAAGTCAATTCTTTGACACTGCCAATGTGGCTTAGACCCATCGGCTTCAACTTCTATACATTCCTTTTCGGTgtcaaaattgatgaaatggTTGACCCAGATCTATATCATTACGCAAATTTATCTGAATTCTTTTATAGAAGTATCAAGCCAGAATTACGACCAATTGCAGAAGGGAACAATATCTTAACGTCACCTAGTGATGGTAAGGTGCTACAGTTTGGCATAATCGATTCAGAAAGTGGTGAAATTGAACAGGTGAAAGGTATGACATACTCAATAAAGGAATTTCTGGGAACTCACGCTAATCCATCAATGACCCGAACTGAATCTAGTTTCAATTTGACTGATCAAGACGCAAAGCATGAAGAATTCgctaaaaataataacttCAAGGTACGGTCCAATGAATCAAGTGACGTGGAAGACGAGGATAGAATAGATGATGTTTCTACACATGTGATaaatttcgaaattgaAGGTGATAAATCGTTACAAAAATACAGCTCAAGCGAGTCTAAAACGCTAACTTTATTAAATGAGCTGTCATTGAATACCGTTCTTTCTGCAGATGAAAAATCCGAGCCTAAAAACACTAAACTGTTCTTTGCCGTAATATACCTATCTCCAGGGGATTATCATCACTATCATTCTCCGGTAGACTGGGTTTGTAACACCCGTCGCCATTTTCCTGGTGATTTATACTCTGTATCTCCTTATTTTCAGCGTAATTTCCCGAATTTATTTGTCTTAAATGAACGTGTCTCATTATTAGGATATTGGAAACATGGATTTTTCAGTATGACACCCGTGGGTGCCACAAACGTAGGATCTATTAAACTAAATTTCGATGAAGAGCTTGTTACAAACGTAAAGAGAAAGAGACATTCAGATCCAAAAACGTGCTATGAAGCTACCTACAAAAATGCAAGTAAAATTTTGGGAGGTATGCCCTTAGTCAAAGGCGAGGAAATGGGAGGATTTAAACTAGGTAGTACTGTTGTATTGTGTTTTGAAGCTCCATcagaattcaaattcaatatttcagTAGGTGATAAAGTTATGGTTGGCCAGGAAATCGGTAGAATAGATTAG
- the APC1 gene encoding anaphase promoting complex subunit 1 (similar to Saccharomyces cerevisiae APC1 (YNL172W); ancestral locus Anc_2.82), translating to MGRRLFNCCKYNHLNKGKGDIWISQDRKVVEWVIDNTLVRRFTFKDRVIDAGFIDFEKVKDCFVILLSKFAHVYYLSDGNEPTIVCFPFEISKVFWYSQGLILQKRENTLDNDVHYKFITLTDPMAPFGVVSFASNQSDIIRNSQMLLFPENNKFNITVLFDTINNKLHFYYTRVYSSKKRTQEQEENNNKKDYRSVSNANSNITNNNPSSLHLRKISILNNRSISSSSASTTNNNNNNSNNNNNTNSPNNLIFKSTNDSRINSPIFYPSRNFSSNSFGNGTLNNNTNNSIVSPISELNPVIITTTNSTSPTATSTTTNQVQQDVINQSIVTKDVSLVNISSISLPKHIITDRNSPLRDSLIAMPIIREDKEIILILDQESQFCKIWSINLIPKIIDSISFKVYGNSPPDLIELSSLAFNLQKPVNVLPATYFNDSLNDHILIVSPETNEIYLYNPYTELSSPCITLKKISSFKKGSNQKLIKDSLDDTNLLSSLKTIIFYPTTDLTKICFKILYYICSADIFNHFLYLWQFILNEYNTNDEWEALEIILKNLIMIDGSEDTTQNYDYKHLTETVLLKSLKETLYNTPILLPKIIMGLHLVREEFLLNILYVEESFKLKKFLNMAIYEMNWPQSWKNYYSDKRLNYNKINNVENQQFAHPLDEPPSILKSLYSITENSEIPVTQFITFSKLIESATDIDLLITPRSFKTLRLYEMLHSPEFRLEYVMDILTKFNVTNEEINSYPIGIMNPIKNLLRMVESTISKPSPSLNLSLISRSDLERCLNVKRYNRIFSSASASPLTTMNTQAVNLSGRYRKKNPALSKHRDIRSILGDIIKVTSQSHIENPLFNQISQIDYNFNNDQKVNESELIKQNVNLIFPQDQRFKNALSLLTTSVPQKIHFITKETEYAKILAQRKVYAKILTTRICTSGVGYGAIAYSSETPLSTQKWYIPPLNYTVIFPNGFKISQDKKDLDTDLVSWGEFHLGVASGLKISKSAKDITGSWIAYNKPNELNATHGGFLLGLGLNGHLKNLEEWHIYNYLSPKIAFISVGLLLGMTASARGSQDFKLLKVLSVHVVALLPPGSNDLNINTRVQMAALVGVGLILQSSRNRKMNTILCKELNSLLRSQETLISDEGYRISVGIALGLINLGIGSTNVDTEHEAATHANPDQETKLIEKLLSIINTHHDRENKTISENSQIGSIISLTLMFLKSNNCSMASKVRLTVDIEKTTVFNRPEIFMFREFCYNMILWDSINADFDFIFEDIEPEMLHGINTDSLPLYHTLAGRIMAIGIKFASTNNLKTRNHLLSLIDKFLPFYQYPGPNSNSFTNNVDFQLTIKGTNVLVNVLIVAASMVMCATGDLEVFRRVRYLHEVVTGKHSDLYKSSKNSNSDNGVNKSSSFGETNDDMNAGESLQMNDIPEIEGERNEMDADYEDFFGEYIDPSTETESNVKNESHYGKYMATSMAIGFLFLGSGQYALKTSDLESVAYLILATLPLYMEPYSVQELKHFWSLSVESRCLIVKNAVTEAAINNVPIEITVKVNGEDMDVEKRKLSTPCLLPDVRDLISLKIKMDKYYPLEITFDDEMSALDFFSNGTVIYIQPKHQYKNTFENMDEIRTVLTNKMDDFEKKESPNEENFTETLYKNLGIKDLTMTELKLELENCNLTGNQSEDYNLEMLCSDTNSGDVIDYEFEIWTKRHHL from the coding sequence ATGGGTAGAAGGCTGTTCAATTGTTGCAAGTATAACCATTTGAACAAAGGTAAAGGCGATATATGGATCTCCCAAGATAGAAAGGTCGTGGAATGGGTTATCGATAATACTCTTGTTAGAAGATTCACTTTTAAAGATAGAGTAATTGACGCTGGTTTCATCGATTTTGAGAAAGTTAAAGATTGTTTCGTCATACTGTTATCAAAATTCGCACATGTATATTATCTTTCAGATGGTAATGAACCTACAATAGTTTGTTTTCCCTTTGAAATTTCGAAAGTTTTTTGGTATTCACAAGGTCTTATATTACAGAAACGCGAAAATACGTTGGATAATGACGTTCATTACAAATTTATTACTCTAACGGACCCAATGGCACCTTTTGGTGTCGTCTCTTTCGCATCAAATCAATCTGATATAATTAGAAATTCTCAGATGTTGTTATTtccagaaaataataagTTCAATATCACAGTTCTGTTCGATACCATAAATAATAAACTACATTTCTACTATACGAGAGTGTACAGTTCAAAAAAACGTACACaggaacaagaagaaaataataataagaaagaTTATCGTTCAGTATCAAATGCTAATTCTAACattacaaataataatccTTCTAGTTTACATCTTAGAAAGATCtcaatattgaataatagatcgatttcatcttcatccGCGTCAactacaaataataataataataacagtaataataacaacaataCTAACTCTCCAAATAATTTAATCTTCAAAAGTACTAACGATTCACGTATAAATTCTCCTATATTCTATCCAAGTAGAAATTTctcatcaaattctttcGGTAATGGTACATTAAACAACAATACCAACAACTCAATTGTTTCACCAATTTCAGAACTCAATCCTGTCAttattactactactaATTCAACTTCGCCTACTGCAACCTCTACCACTACAAACCAAGTACAACAGGACGTAATCAATCAGTCAATTGTAACAAAAGATGTTTCTTTAGTtaatatttcatcaatatcattacCAAAACATATAATAACTGATAGAAACTCACCTCTAAGAGATTCGTTAATAGCTATGCCAATCATTCGTGAggataaagaaattatattgatattaGATCAAGAATCacaattttgtaaaatatggtcaatcaatttaataCCAAAAATTatagattcaatttcattcaaagtTTATGGCAATTCTCCTCCTGATTTAATTGAACTTTCAAGCTTAGCTTTCAACTTACAGAAACCAGTTAATGTACTTCCTGCCACATATTTTAATGACTCATTAAACGATCATATATTGATAGTTTCACCAGAAACAAACGAAATTTATCTCTATAATCCATACACTGAATTATCCTCCCCTTGTATCactttaaaaaaaatatcgagtttcaaaaaaggttcaaatcagaaattaatcaaagaTTCACTAGATGATACCAATTTATTGAGTTCTTTGAAAACTATAATCTTTTATCCAACGACAGACCTAACTAAAATATGTTTTAAAATACTGTACTATATCTGTTCAGCTGATATTTTCAACCATTTTTTATACTTGTGGCAATTCAtattaaatgaatataataCTAACGATGAATGGGAAGCACTCGaaattatattgaaaaacttaaTCATGATCGATGGTAGCGAAGACACGACGCAAAATTATGATTATAAACATCTAACTGAAACAGTTTTACTCAAGTCATTAAAAGAAACGTTGTACAATACACCAATATTACTACCAAAGATAATAATGGGTTTACATCTTGTcagagaagaatttttattgaatatcCTATATGTGGAAGAATCTTTcaagttgaaaaaatttctaaatatGGCTATTTATGAAATGAATTGGCCACAATcatggaaaaattattacagTGATAAAAGGTTGAACTACAATAAGATAAACAATGTTGAAAACCAACAATTTGCTCACCCATTAGATGAACCtccatcaattttaaaatcattatataGTATAACAGAAAATAGTGAAATACCAGTTACGCAATTTATCACTTTTTCCAAGTTAATAGAATCAGCAACCGATATCGACTTGCTAATCACACCCAGGAGTTTTAAGACGTTAAGATTATATGAAATGTTACATTCTCCTGAATTCAGATTAGAGTATGTCATGGACATCCtaacaaaattcaatgtcacaaatgaagaaattaattcTTATCCAATAGGTATAATGAATCCAATTAAAAATCTATTGAGAATGGTAGAAAGTACGATTTCTAAACCTTCCCcttctttaaatttatcattaatttcGAGATCTGATCTAGAAAGATGCTTAAATGTAAAGCGTTACAATAGAATATTCTCTTCTGCCTCCGCATCACCACTAACAACCATGAATACTCAAGCTGTGAATTTGTCAGGAAGatatagaaagaaaaatccaGCTCTATCGAAACATAGAGATATAAGAAGCATATTAGGAGATATCATTAAAGTTACATCGCAATCACATATTGAAAATCCGCTATTTAATCAAATATCCCAAATTGATTATAACTTTAATAATGATCAAAAAGTAAATGAAAGTGAATTAATTAAACAAAatgtaaatttgatatttccTCAGGATCAAAGGTTCAAAAATGCTCTCAGTCTATTAACTACATCCGTACCacaaaaaattcatttcatcACAAAGGAAACTGAATATGCTAAAATATTAGCACAAAGAAAAGTTTATGCAAAGATATTAACCACAAGAATATGTACCAGTGGTGTTGGATACGGTGCTATTGCATATTCTTCCGAGACACCATTATCTACACAGAAATGGTACATACCTCCACTGAACTATACCGTAATATTTCCCAATGGATTCAAGATTTCACAGGATAAAAAAGATTTAGATACAGATTTAGTTTCGTGGGGCGAATTTCATTTAGGTGTCGCATCAGGATTGAAGATTTCTAAAAGTGCTAAAGATATAACTGGAAGTTGGATAGCATATAATAAGCCAAATGAACTGAACGCTACACATGGTGGCTTTTTATTAGGTTTGGGACTGAATGGTCACTTGAAAAACTTGGAGGAATGGCATATTTATAATTATTTGAGTCCGAAAATCGCATTTATTAGTGTTGGCCTACTTTTAGGTATGACGGCTAGTGCAAGAGGCTCACAAGATTTtaaacttttgaaagttttaaGTGTTCATGTAGTTGCATTACTTCCACCTGGCTCGAATGATCTAAATATCAATACCAGAGTTCAAATGGCAGCTCTTGTAGGTGTTGGTTTAATATTACAAAGTTCTCGAAATCGCAAAATGAATACCATTTTATGCAAAGAGCTAAATTCATTACTACGATCGCAAGAAACTTTGATATCTGATGAGGGTTATAGAATTTCTGTCGGCATAGCATTGGGGCTGATCAACCTAGGAATTGGATCAACCAACGTAGATACTGAACACGAGGCAGCAACTCATGCAAATCCAGATCAGGAAACTAagttaattgaaaaattattatcgATTATTAATACTCATCATGATAGGGAGAATAAAAcaatttctgaaaattcACAAATTGGTTCAATCATCTCTTTAACATTGATGTTCTTAAAATCTAATAATTGTAGTATGGCAAGTAAAGTGAGGCTAACTGTTGACATAGAGAAGACTACCGTTTTTAATAGGccagaaattttcatgTTCAGGGAATTCTGTTACAATATGATATTATGGGACTCGATTAATGCTGACTTcgattttatttttgaagacaTAGAGCCTGAAATGCTTCATGGGATAAATACAGACTCATTGCCTTTGTATCACACTCTAGCTGGCAGGATCATGGCCATAGGTATAAAATTTGCATCTACCAACAATTTGAAGACTCGAAATCATTTGCTGTCTCTAATTGATAAGTTTTTACCGTTTTACCAATATCCTGGTCCAAATTCCAATAGCTTTACCAACAATGTCGACTTTCAGTTAACTATCAAAGGAACCAACGTGTTGGTAAATGTCCTAATCGTTGCCGCAAGTATGGTAATGTGTGCCACAGGGGATTTAGAGGTTTTTCGTAGGGTTAGGTATCTTCATGAGGTTGTCACCGGTAAGCATTCTGATCTATATAAATCTAGTAAAAATTCCAACTCCGATAATGGTGTAAATAAATCCTCTTCCTTTGGTGAGACTAACGATGATATGAATGCAGGTGAAAGCTTACAAATGAATGATATTCCTGAGATTGAAGGTGAAAGAAATGAGATGGATGCAGATTATGAAGACTTTTTTGGTGAATATATAGACCCATCAACAGAAACCGAGTCAAACgtcaaaaatgaaagtCATTATGGTAAGTATATGGCGACAAGTATGGCAATCGGATTCTTGTTTCTGGGATCTGGCCAATACGCACTAAAGACATCTGACCTTGAATCGGTTGCCTACTTAATATTAGCAACTTTGCCATTATACATGGAACCCTATTCAGTTCAGGAATTGAAACATTTCTGGAGTTTGTCGGTGGAATCGAGATGTTTGATTGTGAAGAATGCTGTCACTGAAGCGGCGATCAATAACGTTCCAATTGAGATTACTGTTAAAGTTAATGGCGAAGACATGGATgtggaaaaaagaaaactatCCACGCCGTGCCTATTACCTGACGTGAGAGATTtgatatcattgaaaatcaagatGGATAAATATTATCCCTTAGAAATTACATTTGACGATGAAATGAGTGCATTGGATTTTTTTAGTAATGGTACCGTGATTTATATTCAGCCCAAGCACCAGTATAAAAATACGTTTGAGAATATGGATGAAATAAGGACTGTCTTAACAAACAAGATGGATGATTTcgaaaagaaggaaagtCCCAATGAAGAAAACTTTACTGAAACGCTCTATAAGAATCTAGGTATAAAAGATCTCACCATGACTGAACTAAAATTAGAGTTAGAAAATTGCAACTTGACGGGAAATCAATCAGAAGATTATAACTTAGAAATGCTCTGTTCTGATACCAATAGTGGGGATGTTATTGAttatgaatttgaaatttggaCGAAAAGACACCATTTATAA
- the MDG1 gene encoding Mdg1p (similar to Saccharomyces cerevisiae CRP1 (YHR146W) and MDG1 (YNL173C); ancestral locus Anc_2.81) codes for MSKCIYKFNWCGSAGEVILTGTFDNWGQSITLDKINDELFSKKLEFPKEKAALDGKIFFKFIVDGEWKTSGNYNVETDDKGNLNNFLLVEDLTKQKIKIKRRFRRNKATGEKELLVTETYRLDEDDNVVELIESIDHLKLQKDKESGSNNDGSVRIAELYEIKYDDESDQSSDDNNSGLVKEPKVVNENKAKEEEPKKESVKKVKQEAKKEKKSTPQEKKSPDKKGLMKKVKKIFN; via the coding sequence ATGTCGAAGTGTATTTACAAGTTTAATTGGTGCGGTAGTGCAGGTGAAGTCATATTGACCGGGACGTTTGATAACTGGGGACAGAGTATAACATTGGATAAGATTAACGATGAGTTATTCTCCAAGAAACTGGAGTTTCCAAAAGAGAAAGCCGCATTGGATGGcaagattttcttcaaatttatagTTGATGGAGAATGGAAGACCAGTGGTAATTATAACGTGGAGACTGATGATAAGGGCAATCtcaacaattttcttttggtAGAAGACTTGACTAAACAGAAAATCAAGATTAAGAGAAGATTCAGAAGAAATAAGGCTACGGGAGAAAAGGAATTGTTGGTAACAGAGACTTACAGGCtggatgaagatgataatgTCGTGGAATTAATAGAATCTATTGACCATttgaaattacaaaaagataaagaaagcGGCAGTAATAACGACGGCTCCGTCAGAATCGCAGAATTGtatgaaatcaaatatgaTGACGAGTCTGATCAATCATCCGACGACAATAATAGTGGATTAGTTAAAGAACCAAAAGTCgtaaatgaaaataaagctaaagaagaagaaccCAAAAAGGAATCAGTCAAGAAAGTGAAACAAGAAgcaaagaaagagaaaaaatcaacTCCACAGGAGAAAAAATCACCGGATAAGAAAGGcttgatgaagaaagtcaaaaaaatctttaattAA
- the NOP13 gene encoding Nop13p (similar to Saccharomyces cerevisiae NOP13 (YNL175C); ancestral locus Anc_2.80) produces MNAEEEVKAVETISPVVTENDEKIQEALKDPTKKRKAEDEIEIDLKSSIPLSKKQKRLLRRGKITLEELNAKYNIDPASINEFKTESVSENGNEDAPGKESADKPKEEKFGVWIGNLSFDTTREDLMRFILGKTKQNEDSEKVVEEKDIVRFKLPLANNDGKKIKNKGFCYIDFSTEQKMKAVLELNENQLNGRNLLIKNSKNFEGRPDKNDLVSMSKNPPSRILFVGNLSFDTTDEVLKKHFQHCGEIIKIRMATFQDSGKCKGFAFVDFKSEEGATNALKDKTCRRIASRPIRMEYGEDRSKRQVIRKKPMEEQKSFDLPAATKETHSKPVEKKPFKPRNNRNKMMDSNNRVKSSVALAGAQRASAAIVPSQGKKVKFD; encoded by the coding sequence ATGAATGCAGAGGAGGAAGTGAAAGCTGTTGAAACTATATCCCCAGTTGTGacagaaaatgatgaaaagattcaagAAGCTCTAAAAGATCCAACGAAGAAACGTAAAgcagaagatgaaattgaaattgatttaaaaAGTTCAATCCCACTGTCCAAAAAGCAAAAGCGTTTATTGAGAAGAGGTAAAATCACATTAGAGGAATTAAACGCTAAATACAATATCGACCCCGCTTCTATCAACGAATTTAAAACTGAAAGTGTGTCGGAAAATGGTAATGAAGATGCACCTGGTAAGGAGTCCGCTGATAAACCAAAGGAGGAGAAATTTGGTGTTTGGATTGGTAATTTATCCTTCGATACAACAAGAGAAGATTTGATGAGGTTCATTCTTGGAAAGACTaaacaaaatgaagattCAGAGAAGgttgttgaagaaaaagatataGTAAGATTCAAATTGCCATTAGCGAATAATGATGGtaagaaaatcaaaaataaaggtTTCTGCTACATCGATTTCAGTACTGaacagaaaatgaaagCAGTATTagaattaaatgaaaatcaattaaacggtagaaatcttttaattaaaaactcaaaaaattttgaaggtaGACCAGATAAGAATGATTTAGTTTCCATGTCTAAGAATCCTCCTTCCAGAATTTTGTTCGTTGgtaatttatcttttgatACTACTGATGAAGTCTTGAAAAAGCATTTCCAGCATTGCGgtgaaattattaaaatacGTATGGCAACATTTCAAGATAGTGGTAAATGTAAAGGTTTTGCGTTTGTCGATTTCAAATCTGAAGAAGGAGCAACAAATGCGTTAAAAGATAAAACATGTAGAAGAATTGCATCTAGACCTATTAGAATGGAATACGGTGAAGATAGAAGTAAGAGACAAGTCATCAGAAAGAAACCAAtggaagaacaaaaatCATTTGATCTTCCAGCTGCAACCAAGGAAACCCACTCAAAACCTGTTGAAAAGAAACCATTCAAACCTAGAAATAATAGAAACAAAATGATGGATTCGAACAATCGTGTCAAGAGTAGTGTCGCATTAGCTGGTGCACAGAGGGCTTCCGCCGCCATTGTGCCATCTCAAGGTAAGAAAGTCAAATTCGACTAa